From Diaminobutyricibacter sp. McL0608, one genomic window encodes:
- a CDS encoding sulfite exporter TauE/SafE family protein — MDWGLLAGSFVVGIVVGLTGMGGGALMTPMLVLFFGVPPLTAVSSDLVASAVMKPVGSIVHLRRKTVNLRLVGFLCIGSVPAAFCGVLILKALGNRADVQVFLQYALGSAILLTAILLSVRAYLRLVERAKSRDGQGDKLPQDRPDVVVRVVPTILLGALGGLVVGLTSVGSGSLIIIGLMMLYPGLRASQLVGTDLVQAVPLVASAAIGHAMFGDLDLGVTLPLLIGSIPGTFIGAQLSSRLNGGFIRRALAFVLLASALKLLGVSNELTGIILVVMLIGAPIAWMLIRRSKGLPALASVEVREYKRSKEAAAAAALQTHDPPEHARDE; from the coding sequence ATGGACTGGGGCTTGCTGGCCGGTTCGTTCGTCGTGGGCATCGTCGTCGGCCTCACGGGAATGGGCGGCGGGGCGCTGATGACGCCGATGCTCGTGCTGTTCTTCGGCGTGCCCCCGCTCACCGCCGTGTCCAGCGACCTCGTCGCCAGCGCCGTCATGAAACCCGTCGGCTCGATCGTCCACCTGCGACGTAAGACCGTGAACCTCCGCCTCGTCGGCTTTCTCTGCATCGGGTCGGTTCCAGCCGCGTTCTGCGGAGTTCTCATCCTGAAAGCCCTCGGCAACAGGGCCGACGTGCAGGTGTTCCTCCAGTACGCGCTCGGCAGCGCCATCCTGCTCACCGCCATCCTGCTCAGCGTCCGCGCCTATCTGCGGCTCGTGGAACGAGCGAAGTCCCGTGACGGGCAGGGGGACAAACTCCCGCAGGACCGCCCCGATGTCGTGGTCAGGGTGGTTCCCACGATCCTTCTCGGTGCGCTCGGCGGCCTGGTGGTCGGTCTGACCTCCGTCGGATCCGGATCGCTCATCATCATCGGCCTGATGATGCTGTATCCCGGTCTCCGGGCCAGCCAGCTCGTCGGAACCGACCTCGTCCAGGCCGTGCCGCTCGTCGCATCCGCCGCCATCGGCCATGCCATGTTCGGCGACCTCGACCTCGGCGTGACCCTGCCGCTGCTCATCGGAAGCATTCCCGGCACCTTCATCGGCGCCCAGTTGTCGTCGCGCCTCAACGGCGGCTTCATCCGTCGGGCGCTCGCGTTCGTGCTGCTCGCGTCCGCGCTCAAACTCCTCGGCGTCAGCAACGAACTCACCGGCATCATCCTCGTGGTCATGCTGATCGGTGCCCCGATCGCGTGGATGCTCATCCGCCGCAGCAAAGGACTCCCCGCTCTCGCATCCGTCGAAGTCCGCGAATACAAACGGTCGAAAGAAGCTGCAGCGGCTGCGGCCCTCCAGACCCACGATCCTCCGGAGCATGCCCGTGACGAATGA
- a CDS encoding ABC transporter substrate-binding protein, whose amino-acid sequence MIRRIIAVAGVLAVAVTLGGCSTAAGTGTNAEPASQNLPTELRFGYFPNFTHAPAIIALEKGYLQKELGKGVKVTPVTFNAGPAAIEALFGNAVDITLAGPNPTITGYTKSHGEALKVVAGAASGGAGLVVRQGINSPADLKGKTIATPSLGNTQDVALRYWLKQQGFNTTTEGGGDVHIMPEDNATALQAFIQGKLDGAWVPQPWVTQMVEQGHGTELVNEASLWPSGKFVVTNTVASTAFLKKYPDAVKAVIAAELDAIDFIKAHPKDAATIVNDQIKAITGSQTDPKVLETAWNDVTFTIDPLPATLLASAAHAHSVGLLDTVKLDGLYDLKPLNSLLEKRGEKAIPTP is encoded by the coding sequence ATGATTCGTCGCATCATCGCCGTCGCCGGCGTTCTCGCCGTCGCCGTTACGCTCGGGGGTTGCAGCACCGCCGCCGGCACCGGCACCAACGCCGAGCCGGCCTCGCAGAACCTGCCGACCGAACTGCGGTTCGGCTACTTCCCCAACTTCACCCACGCTCCGGCGATCATCGCCCTCGAGAAGGGCTACCTGCAGAAGGAGCTCGGCAAGGGAGTGAAGGTGACCCCCGTCACCTTCAACGCCGGCCCGGCCGCCATCGAGGCACTCTTCGGCAACGCCGTCGACATTACCCTCGCCGGCCCCAACCCGACGATCACCGGGTACACCAAGAGCCACGGCGAGGCCCTCAAGGTCGTCGCAGGGGCAGCATCCGGAGGCGCCGGCCTGGTCGTCCGCCAGGGGATCAACTCCCCGGCCGATCTGAAAGGCAAGACCATCGCGACCCCGTCACTCGGCAACACCCAGGATGTCGCTCTCCGCTACTGGCTGAAGCAGCAGGGGTTCAACACGACGACCGAGGGCGGCGGCGACGTCCACATCATGCCCGAGGACAACGCGACCGCACTGCAGGCCTTCATCCAGGGCAAGCTCGACGGCGCGTGGGTTCCCCAGCCGTGGGTGACCCAGATGGTCGAACAGGGTCACGGCACCGAACTGGTCAACGAGGCCAGCCTCTGGCCGAGCGGAAAGTTCGTGGTGACGAACACGGTCGCCTCGACGGCGTTCCTGAAGAAGTATCCGGATGCGGTGAAAGCGGTGATCGCGGCCGAACTGGACGCCATCGACTTCATCAAGGCGCACCCGAAGGACGCAGCCACGATCGTGAACGACCAGATCAAGGCGATCACCGGCAGCCAGACCGACCCCAAGGTGCTCGAGACGGCGTGGAACGACGTGACATTCACCATCGATCCCCTTCCGGCGACGCTCCTCGCCTCGGCCGCGCACGCGCACTCGGTCGGCCTTCTCGACACCGTGAAGCTCGACGGCCTGTACGACCTGAAGCCGCTCAACTCCCTGCTCGAGAAGCGTGGGGAGAAGGCGATCCCCACACCATGA